In a genomic window of Corvus hawaiiensis isolate bCorHaw1 chromosome Z, bCorHaw1.pri.cur, whole genome shotgun sequence:
- the LOC125320478 gene encoding interleukin-6 receptor subunit beta-like has product MKNSLLAAILLIVRDSCRCTDLDSPFCRQLPDWDNELVCYKELSGDLTCTWLPLPSAPNTVNYTIYLKWNKIRKLFQRNTSLPFITIERKNLYIERFASIWIAVNYAHDTCAKGKNISVLPSKAGKCLSPSNINAYQITNQLIIKWDLPTAHTSYELRYREAITEATPWTLVPLESNVVNVTISNVNTKSSYIVQLRCVTKDGLNCVCIWSKEILVPHKLVNKPRISYNVTTQNSPGRRSVLLKWEVAQNENVLGYFVNVERIPNSCSHSPNRISLKEGKILVNLSMAYYRVNISAYNEAGESPQAMYIVPEFYGTDLPGQIHVKSQGTNAVVTWTPEYNPKCFVVDWGTGKEDMHMKIVTTATGNFTLDNFQPYKLYKIMVHASDVCQCESFLRHEMTFGVTHFYTVEGVPRTGPAHVTILNITKHSAVVKWTEIPAEDCLGFLQGYRISYTDSSRQKSPALTLNSSTTTYHLTGLKEKTTYRVQISGFTSAGEGPLTLSQPFSTPKYDKGEFEGFVIGLCFSMILILVFAPLICSLVLKRLKISYWPSVPSPRNSSALQDMTNWKPISKSLLQALSDNDTTSLFVIDHESKAPLMLDLFTDGGQGSKRDTCQSENPSNNIDVSLRHEEIPAEAVTSEEDIISIEVPLLSDYASMEFSQKALMSLTVSMPERAAPPHLEMELSSKPAQTVHKVLFASQDYLKQSQVVLLPSGPTFMGQVN; this is encoded by the exons ATGAAGAACTCCCTGCTTGCAGCTATCCTTTTAATTGTTAGAG ACTCCTGCCGCTGCACAGACTTGGACTCTCCGTTCTGCCGGCAGCTGCCAG ATTGGGACAATGAATTGGTGTGCTACAAAGAACTAAGTGGGGATCTAACCTGTACCTGGCTGCCCTTACCTAGTGCTCCAAATACAGTTAATTATACCATATACTTAAAATG GAACAAGATACGAAAACTTTTTCAACGAAACACATCATTGCCTTTCATCACAATAGAACGAAAGAATCTCTACATTGAGAGATTTGCATCCATTTGGATAGCAGTGAATTATGCCCATGacacctgtgcaaaaggaaagaacatttcagttttaCCAAGCAAAGCAG gaaagtgcttgtcacCATCTAACATAAATGCTTATCAGATCACAAACCAATTGATAATAAAGTGGGACCTGCCCACAGCTCATACATCATATGAGCTGAGATACAGAGAGGCAATCACAGAAGCCACTCCATGGACACTG GTGCCTCTAGAAAGCAATGTTGTCAATGTCACCATTTCAAATGTAAATACTAAGTCTTCATACATTGTTCAGCTCAGATGTGTAACCAAGGATGGTCTCAACTGTGTTTGCATTTGGAGCAAAGAGATTTTGGTCCCTCACA AACTCGTGAACAAGCCAAGAATATCATATAATGTAACCACACAAAACTCTCCCGGAAGAAGAAGTGTTCTTCTGAAGTGGGAG GTAGCACAAAATGAGAACGTCCTTGGATATTTCGTTAATGTGGAAAGAATACCCAACAGCTGCAGCCACTCACCAAATCGCATCTCTctcaaagagggaaaaattcttGTAAATCTCTCCATGGCTTACTATAGAGTTAATATTTCTGCCTATAATGAAGCAGGAGAATCTCCACAAGCCATGTATATTGTCCCAGAATTCTATGGAACAG ACTTGCCTGGTCAAATCCATGTCAAAAGCCAGGGAACCAATGCAGTTGTCACATGGACTCCAGAATACAATCCAAAATGTTTTGTGGTTGACTGGGGCACTGGTAAAGAGGATATGCACATGAAAATAGTAACTACGGCTACTGGAAATTTCACACTAG acAATTTTCAACCATATAAGTTGTACAAAATAATGGTACATGCATCTGATGTGTGTCAGTGTGAAAGTTTCCTAAGACATGAAATGACTTTTGGAGTGACCCACTTTTACACCGTTGAAGGAG TTCCTAGGACAGGTCCTGCTCATGTGACAATTCTGAATATCACAAAGCATTCTGCAGTTGTGAAGTGGACTGAAATACCTGCAGAAGACTGTTTGGGCTTTCTCCAGGGATACAGGATCAGTTACACAGATTCATCAAGGCAGAAGTCTCCGG CTCTTACTCTCAACTCTTCTACCACAACTTACCATCTCACCGGACTGAAGGAAAAGACCACCTATCGTGTACAGATTTCAGGATTCACTAGTGCTGGAGAAGGACCTCTGACTCTTTCACAACCTTTCAGCACTCCAAAATATG ATAAAGGAGAATTTGAAGGTTTTGTGATTGGCCTTTGTTTCAGCATGATACTCATTCTGGTTTTTGCACCGCTCATTTGTTCTCTAGTGCTTAAAAG GCTGAAAATATCATACTGGCCCAGTGTACCAAGCCCAAGAAACAGCAGTGCACTCCAAGATATG ACTAACTGGAAACCCATTTCAAAGTCACTGCTTCAGGCCCTGTCAGACAATGATACCACCAGCCTTTTTGTCATAGACCATGAGTCAAAGGCTCCTCTGATGCTAGACCTCTTCACAGATGGTGGACAAGGCAGCAAGCGTGACACTTGCCAGTCAGAAAATCCTAGCAATAACATAGACGTGAGTCTGAGGCATGAAGAAatccctgcagaagcagttacAAGTGAAGAAGACATCATTTCCATTGAAGTACCACTCTTGAGTGACTACGCCAGCATGGAGTTCAGCCAGAAAGCCCTGATGAGTCTGACAGTGAGCATGCCTGAaagagctgctcctcctcaccTGGAAATGGAACTAAGCAGTAAGCCAGCACAAACTGTGCATAAGGTTTTGTTTGCTTCCCAGGACTACCTCAAACAAAGCCAGGTAGTACTTTTGCCATCTGGACCAACTTTCATGGGACAAGTCAATTAA